In Saccharicrinis fermentans DSM 9555 = JCM 21142, a genomic segment contains:
- a CDS encoding sensor histidine kinase produces MRSIHQHKSIFDINITIIVYVLIFSSLPLFSQSEYGGFENLRKKDGLFHLNTTSLYKDSKGFLWVGSTDGLMRYDGSFFDVFRRGPQDTSALSDNSITCIIEDQDEYTFWIGTTWGGLNRFDIVKNTFKNYQIEALRNKRHKRINCIYQLSKDTLLVGTDFEGLFFFIPSTGKFSRTNCPYPQTNVYKIADGSENIWIVSSNGLMCFSKKQKTYINNFSLKDMDKDGLAKRSGTFSVRIRDVLEIDEDRIVFTTGNSLFEFNIKTHQLSNVFTVKKGVILKKIVADKYGNYWVASIKDGLFFYHVQKKKVTNYKKDESDIYNNLPFDEIKDMLFIKDQEILFVATKNGLLKYDYHKNLFKRFNAYQLTNNKADLLTMVFKDSEGTYWIGTNDGKVFKKNTNDTQFGLFSKSSGTYTYQIIQGDNHTIWFVTNLGLRSYHLKTKEFKAYPFKAADKNKRRLNHLHIGLKENNHTLWLLGYGGLIRFNTQTHAYETFDNEFFLKKTGLIRFVSLDFSLDKQFLWFSERDGNLFRFQIKTGKYEKINTPMTNRTTKMIVDVEVDKQGKLWIATFGSGVLIYNPETDSISNQLAIKELESYVYGILSDNNDHMWVSSNFGISKVNTNDMSFLTYDMNDGSLWKEFNKRTYYKGEDGILLFGGDEGFIEFDPAHIYQNPYNKAPQISAWSKQTRVSGFMSELYEDVTYIKDTLVQYHKDDGGDIKFFPSVLNYSHSSSNRVSWKLEGYSTNWTRSYTSEPIVFNNLKSGKYVLRVKGINNHGIESKDEARLNVIIIPSYYETLWFKLGIFTIILLTIYAIVKVRTTWYSDQKKVLLNMVNEKTKEISTANKELERTKEEILNQNVELNIHRNYLEDLVKIRTRDLEKAKLKAEESDRLKTSFLANLSHEIRTPMNAIIGFSSLIQLEEFPEDQKKELIYHIGQSSETLLTLIDDIIDISRIETGNIKLSKQQVNIPDIIKETIKELSFEDRSTYVAFVEDCSLAEEDQNIYSDKQRLKQVLSNLIRNAFKFTKVGHVKLTVKRIPPKDLQTLGFENVRYEQDNMTPILFQVEDTGIGIEESDLDLIFQPFQKANRNKVYKGMGLGLSIVKNIIQLLGGEIIVKSNLDQGTTFSFYINAHFLHSQHQLASEHKN; encoded by the coding sequence ATGCGCTCAATACATCAGCATAAAAGCATATTCGATATCAATATAACTATCATAGTATATGTTTTGATATTTTCATCATTGCCCTTATTTTCACAATCTGAATACGGAGGTTTTGAAAATTTGCGCAAAAAAGATGGCCTATTTCATTTAAACACCACATCTCTATACAAAGACAGTAAGGGCTTTCTGTGGGTAGGATCAACAGACGGATTAATGCGTTACGACGGTTCTTTTTTTGATGTATTCAGAAGGGGCCCGCAAGATACCTCGGCACTAAGCGACAATTCAATCACATGCATTATTGAAGATCAAGATGAATATACCTTTTGGATAGGAACAACATGGGGAGGATTAAACAGGTTTGACATTGTAAAAAACACCTTCAAAAATTACCAAATAGAAGCTCTGCGCAATAAAAGGCACAAACGAATCAATTGCATTTACCAACTCAGTAAAGACACCTTGCTAGTTGGAACCGATTTTGAGGGCCTATTTTTTTTCATTCCATCCACAGGTAAGTTCTCAAGAACAAACTGTCCTTACCCACAAACAAATGTTTACAAGATAGCAGATGGTTCTGAAAACATTTGGATTGTCAGCTCCAACGGCTTAATGTGTTTTAGCAAAAAACAAAAAACATATATCAATAATTTCAGCTTGAAAGATATGGACAAGGACGGGTTGGCTAAGAGAAGCGGAACATTTTCGGTTCGCATTCGAGATGTGCTGGAAATTGATGAAGACCGCATCGTTTTTACAACGGGTAATAGTTTATTTGAGTTCAATATAAAAACCCACCAATTATCTAATGTCTTCACCGTGAAAAAAGGTGTCATCTTAAAGAAAATTGTGGCTGATAAATATGGAAACTACTGGGTAGCTTCCATCAAAGACGGTTTATTCTTTTATCATGTCCAAAAGAAAAAAGTCACAAACTATAAAAAAGATGAATCCGACATCTACAATAACCTGCCTTTTGATGAAATCAAGGATATGCTTTTCATAAAGGACCAGGAAATATTATTTGTAGCCACAAAAAACGGATTATTAAAATACGACTACCACAAAAACCTTTTTAAACGATTCAATGCCTATCAGTTAACCAACAACAAAGCAGACCTGTTAACAATGGTATTTAAAGACAGTGAAGGCACCTACTGGATAGGAACCAACGATGGTAAGGTATTTAAAAAAAACACGAACGATACACAATTTGGGCTTTTCTCTAAGTCTTCTGGCACCTACACTTACCAAATCATTCAAGGCGATAATCATACCATTTGGTTCGTCACAAACCTCGGATTACGAAGTTACCACTTAAAAACCAAGGAATTTAAAGCCTATCCTTTTAAAGCAGCAGACAAAAACAAACGTCGACTAAACCACTTACATATAGGCCTCAAAGAAAACAATCATACATTGTGGTTATTGGGGTATGGGGGACTTATACGTTTTAACACCCAAACCCACGCATATGAGACCTTCGACAATGAATTTTTCCTTAAAAAAACTGGATTAATAAGATTTGTATCGCTGGATTTTTCTCTTGATAAACAATTTCTATGGTTTTCTGAACGAGACGGAAATTTATTTAGATTCCAGATCAAAACCGGCAAATACGAAAAAATAAACACCCCAATGACCAACCGCACAACAAAAATGATTGTTGACGTGGAAGTTGACAAGCAAGGCAAGCTATGGATTGCCACCTTTGGTTCAGGAGTATTAATTTACAACCCCGAAACAGACAGCATCTCAAATCAACTTGCCATCAAAGAACTTGAGAGCTATGTTTATGGAATCCTTTCCGATAACAATGACCATATGTGGGTAAGTTCAAACTTTGGCATTAGTAAAGTAAATACAAATGACATGTCGTTCTTAACCTATGATATGAATGATGGTAGTTTGTGGAAAGAATTTAACAAGCGGACTTATTATAAAGGAGAAGATGGTATCTTACTTTTTGGAGGGGATGAAGGCTTTATCGAATTTGATCCTGCCCACATTTATCAAAACCCTTACAACAAGGCACCACAAATAAGTGCATGGAGCAAACAAACCAGGGTATCTGGCTTTATGTCTGAATTATACGAAGATGTCACTTATATTAAAGATACCCTTGTACAATACCACAAAGACGATGGCGGAGATATTAAATTTTTTCCATCGGTATTAAATTATTCCCACTCCAGCAGTAACCGAGTCAGCTGGAAATTGGAGGGCTATTCTACTAACTGGACCCGGAGTTACACCTCAGAACCTATCGTTTTTAATAACTTAAAATCCGGAAAATATGTTCTCCGGGTTAAAGGGATTAATAACCATGGTATTGAGAGCAAAGATGAAGCACGTTTAAATGTAATCATCATACCATCATACTACGAAACCCTATGGTTTAAACTTGGCATTTTCACAATCATATTATTAACGATATATGCCATTGTTAAAGTTAGAACAACTTGGTACAGTGATCAAAAAAAGGTTTTACTCAATATGGTGAACGAAAAAACCAAAGAAATATCTACTGCCAATAAAGAACTAGAAAGAACAAAAGAAGAGATCTTGAATCAAAATGTAGAATTGAACATTCATCGTAATTACCTCGAAGATTTAGTGAAGATAAGAACCCGAGACCTAGAAAAAGCCAAATTAAAAGCAGAAGAATCCGACAGACTCAAAACATCTTTCCTAGCAAACCTTTCCCATGAAATCAGGACTCCCATGAATGCCATTATTGGCTTCTCAAGCCTTATTCAACTCGAAGAGTTTCCTGAAGATCAGAAAAAAGAATTAATATATCATATTGGACAAAGCAGCGAAACCTTGCTAACATTAATAGATGACATCATAGATATCTCGCGCATAGAGACCGGAAATATTAAGTTATCTAAACAACAGGTGAATATACCCGACATCATTAAAGAAACCATCAAAGAATTAAGTTTTGAGGATAGATCTACTTATGTTGCGTTTGTGGAAGATTGCTCCCTGGCAGAGGAAGATCAAAATATTTATTCAGACAAACAGCGCCTAAAACAAGTGTTGAGTAATTTAATACGAAACGCATTTAAGTTTACCAAAGTTGGACATGTAAAGCTAACGGTAAAAAGGATACCTCCCAAGGATTTACAAACGCTTGGATTTGAAAATGTAAGATACGAGCAAGACAACATGACACCTATTTTATTTCAGGTAGAGGATACCGGAATAGGTATTGAGGAAAGTGATTTAGATCTGATATTTCAACCATTCCAAAAAGCCAATAGAAATAAAGTATACAAAGGTATGGGCTTAGGATTGAGTATTGTGAAAAATATTATTCAACTATTAGGAGGAGAAATCATTGTAAAATCAAACCTTGATCAAGGAACCACCTTTAGCTTCTACATAAATGCCCATTTCTTGCATTCTCAACACCAGCTGGCATCCGAGCATAAAAATTGA
- a CDS encoding Na+/H+ antiporter NhaC family protein: protein MESKSLKHPILALLPIIVFLILYLVSSVISGDFYKMPVPVSFLVASVIALGMNTKRKFKDRTETYLKGMGNSGIMMMCLIFILAGVFANLAKTMGAVDATVTIGIHLLPPNVLIAGIFIIGCFISLSVGTSLGTVVALTPVSMGIAEQTGISVALALGAVIGGAMFGDNLSFISDTTIAAARTQGCKMRDKFRVNFIIVLPAAIITFIIYLFLNPQQTVPIVNHDIEYQWLKVMPYLFVLAAALAGMNVFMVLVFGSVLAMIIGLSIGSFDAWGMVNSIGNGMDGMSEIIIISILVGGMVEIIRYNGGIDYIIRLIGKNTRSKRGAELSLALLTSIVNVFTANNTITILMVGPLAKDISAEYGIKARRSASILDTFSCFMQGLLPYGAQILAVIGLAGASISPFEIMQYLFYPYLMGLISILAILFGFPKLKD, encoded by the coding sequence ATGGAAAGCAAATCCTTGAAGCACCCGATACTAGCTTTGTTGCCTATTATTGTATTTCTTATACTTTATCTGGTTTCCTCGGTTATCTCCGGAGATTTTTATAAGATGCCAGTTCCTGTTTCTTTTTTGGTAGCATCGGTGATTGCCTTGGGAATGAATACAAAAAGAAAGTTTAAGGATCGAACCGAGACTTATTTAAAAGGAATGGGCAACTCGGGGATTATGATGATGTGTTTGATCTTTATATTGGCGGGTGTTTTTGCTAATTTGGCAAAAACAATGGGAGCAGTTGATGCAACGGTTACTATTGGTATTCATCTTCTTCCACCCAATGTTTTAATTGCGGGTATATTTATAATAGGATGTTTTATCTCATTGTCGGTAGGAACTTCTTTGGGAACCGTCGTTGCCCTTACGCCTGTGTCAATGGGTATTGCTGAGCAAACAGGTATTTCTGTAGCTTTGGCTTTGGGCGCTGTTATTGGAGGAGCTATGTTTGGCGATAACTTATCATTTATTTCAGATACAACTATTGCTGCTGCCAGAACGCAAGGCTGTAAGATGAGGGATAAGTTTAGGGTGAATTTTATCATTGTTTTACCAGCTGCCATCATTACCTTTATTATTTATCTGTTTTTGAATCCTCAGCAGACGGTTCCTATTGTTAATCATGATATAGAATATCAGTGGTTAAAGGTGATGCCTTATTTGTTTGTTCTAGCGGCCGCTCTTGCAGGTATGAATGTTTTTATGGTGTTGGTCTTTGGTTCTGTTTTGGCTATGATTATTGGCTTATCTATAGGTAGTTTTGATGCTTGGGGTATGGTGAATTCTATTGGTAATGGAATGGATGGGATGTCGGAAATTATTATTATTTCGATACTAGTGGGGGGAATGGTAGAGATTATTCGATATAATGGAGGAATCGATTATATTATCAGATTAATCGGAAAGAATACACGATCGAAACGGGGCGCTGAACTAAGCCTTGCCCTTCTGACTTCTATTGTTAATGTTTTTACCGCCAATAACACAATTACAATTTTAATGGTAGGCCCGCTTGCTAAGGATATATCTGCAGAATATGGTATTAAAGCTCGTAGGTCGGCTAGTATATTGGATACTTTCTCTTGTTTTATGCAGGGCTTGTTGCCCTATGGAGCACAGATATTAGCTGTTATTGGTTTGGCAGGGGCAAGTATTTCACCTTTTGAGATTATGCAATATTTATTTTATCCATACCTGATGGGACTCATCTCTATTTTGGCCATATTATTTGGCTTTCCAAAGTTGAAGGATTAA
- a CDS encoding helix-turn-helix domain-containing protein, whose protein sequence is MIPDNKKQVIEEALKRICGHKLFVHSPTYIDLLKYLVVKTLNNEELNEVTIGSDLYGIDYSLNKSNSTVRSYIHKLRKKLADYYNEVGANETVVFQIAKGQYNLSFLSSHEYLKTKRSEISTVTIPIKYFKLSGGFVLLFIIAFCCIKTYVSKPCLVWKNFFDPNAQNLLVISDQFVVSQRFEDGRYYGVSYPEVNSNDDFIEYTQAHPQKKIKTTDYTLMTKMAPYTVKSLSLWFQSYKSDFNLGLESQMKYEDVTKYNIVFVGQYKTMNLSRTLFLKNSKVFTTFDDGFMYKNGRIEKIYNTQYGGNHKVEYAMVSYTSFASGKSALYFVSNNDIGVLSTVRNFTDKAWLTKFQKQIGSEAKYFNALFEVSGLQRTDVSCKLVELEVL, encoded by the coding sequence ATGATCCCGGATAATAAAAAGCAAGTTATTGAGGAGGCACTAAAGCGTATATGTGGGCACAAACTATTTGTTCATTCTCCTACTTATATCGATTTGTTAAAATACCTTGTAGTAAAAACACTCAACAACGAAGAGTTAAATGAGGTTACTATAGGCAGTGACCTATATGGTATTGATTATTCCCTAAACAAAAGCAATAGTACAGTTCGTTCTTATATACATAAACTAAGAAAAAAGTTAGCCGATTATTATAATGAAGTGGGAGCAAACGAAACAGTAGTATTTCAAATAGCTAAAGGGCAATATAATTTGAGTTTTTTATCGTCTCATGAATATCTTAAAACAAAGAGAAGTGAAATTTCTACAGTAACCATTCCAATCAAATATTTTAAGTTGAGTGGTGGATTTGTATTGCTGTTCATCATTGCTTTTTGCTGTATCAAAACTTATGTTTCTAAACCTTGTTTGGTGTGGAAAAATTTTTTTGATCCCAATGCCCAAAATTTGCTTGTTATTTCCGATCAATTTGTTGTTTCTCAGCGATTTGAGGATGGTAGGTATTATGGAGTGTCATATCCGGAAGTGAATAGTAATGATGACTTTATAGAATATACGCAAGCACATCCTCAAAAGAAAATAAAGACAACTGACTATACTTTAATGACAAAAATGGCTCCGTACACAGTTAAGTCGTTGAGCTTGTGGTTTCAGTCATATAAAAGTGATTTTAATCTCGGGTTAGAAAGTCAAATGAAATACGAAGATGTGACCAAGTACAATATTGTTTTTGTAGGTCAGTATAAAACAATGAACCTGTCAAGAACTTTGTTTTTAAAGAACAGTAAGGTGTTTACTACGTTTGACGATGGATTTATGTATAAAAATGGTCGTATCGAGAAAATATATAACACCCAATATGGAGGTAATCATAAAGTTGAATATGCGATGGTTTCCTATACTTCGTTTGCATCAGGGAAAAGTGCATTGTACTTTGTGTCAAATAACGATATAGGCGTGTTATCAACGGTGCGAAATTTTACCGATAAAGCTTGGCTTACTAAATTTCAAAAGCAAATAGGAAGTGAGGCAAAATATTTTAATGCTTTGTTTGAGGTAAGTGGGTTGCAACGAACGGATGTGAGTTGTAAGTTGGTGGAGCTGGAAGTATTGTAA
- a CDS encoding DMT family transporter, with the protein MKKIITHTYFLAIIACLLWSTAFAGIKIGLQYTTPLQFAGIRFFFAGLFIIPLTKNLRVFVSAMRSDFWLIARVSLFQTIILYSLFYLGVSLVPGAIAAILIGSQPLFAALVSSVMQKNDQLSFKKLLAISLGIGGIALIAYDKGWGDESGLQQMMGMGILILANISSGIGNVFVSKQKGKISPTVLSAWQMSMGGLVLFLISLIFEPFSGFDMPVAYFLSLGWLSFLSATAFTIWFTLLQRSEVRVSDLNIWKFIIPIFGAMLSWIIIPNEHAELIPILGMIIIGFSLVLYGLVNRKVS; encoded by the coding sequence ATGAAAAAAATAATAACGCATACTTATTTTTTGGCCATCATAGCCTGTTTACTTTGGTCAACAGCCTTTGCAGGAATTAAAATAGGGCTTCAATATACTACGCCATTGCAATTTGCAGGAATCCGATTTTTTTTTGCTGGCTTATTTATTATTCCTCTTACCAAAAATTTAAGGGTATTTGTATCTGCTATGCGGAGTGATTTTTGGCTTATAGCCCGGGTTTCGTTATTTCAAACGATTATTTTATATAGTTTGTTTTATTTAGGTGTTAGTTTGGTTCCCGGGGCTATTGCGGCTATTTTAATTGGGTCTCAACCTTTGTTTGCTGCCTTGGTGTCTTCGGTGATGCAAAAGAACGACCAATTGTCTTTTAAGAAGTTGCTGGCCATATCTTTAGGGATTGGCGGTATTGCTTTGATTGCTTATGATAAAGGCTGGGGTGATGAAAGTGGATTGCAACAAATGATGGGTATGGGTATTCTTATTTTGGCCAATATCTCATCGGGGATAGGAAACGTTTTTGTGTCGAAACAAAAAGGAAAAATTTCTCCAACAGTATTAAGTGCTTGGCAAATGAGTATGGGTGGACTGGTGCTTTTTTTGATTTCTTTGATATTTGAACCTTTTTCTGGTTTTGATATGCCTGTGGCTTACTTTTTATCTTTGGGGTGGCTTAGCTTTTTGTCAGCGACTGCTTTTACCATTTGGTTTACGTTGCTTCAGCGTTCCGAGGTGCGTGTGTCAGATTTAAATATATGGAAATTTATCATACCTATTTTCGGAGCTATGTTAAGTTGGATTATTATTCCCAATGAGCATGCAGAATTAATCCCTATTCTGGGTATGATTATCATAGGATTTTCTTTGGTGCTATACGGTTTGGTGAATCGAAAAGTAAGTTAG
- a CDS encoding glycoside hydrolase family 3 C-terminal domain-containing protein, which yields MKQQMKISTLLFFLCLTIGNTTYSQTWRNPDAPIDKRVDDLLSRMTLDEKISYCGSVIPGIDRLGIPDFVWYGEALHGIIDWNCTQFPQNIAMGSTWNPDLMFDVATAISNEARALKNMGRKEVMMFSPTVNMARDPRWGRNEECYSEDPFLMSEMARMYIRGMQGNDPKYTKTVTTVKHFVANNVDKRREYSHSLIGPEDLYEYYFPAYKTCIVDEEATGVMTALNGLNGVPCSANDWLINGVLRKQWGFKGYVIADWAAVQGIEKRMHFAQTQEEAAAMAIRAGLDQECFRHKTKPAPMVQALKPAIEKGLLSENELDVSVRRLLRLRFMTGDFDDATLNPYSKIPASVLECETHKKLALKAAEQSIVLLKNNEVLPLSKDIEHLAVIGPFANRCWLGIYSGNPQSKISPLDGIIKSAKGEVSFAEGCTVKGDISDDDKINEAIALAKKSDYVILVVGNDESTATENVDRKNLKLPGKQHQLIKAVQAVNKNIILVLVPSGPTNLTWEQENIPGIICAWPNGQEQGTALAHVLYGEVNPGGKLTATWVKSANNLPHMHDYNIRRWKDDYGPEISRTYMYSTTKPLYPFGYGLSYTKFKIENVKLSKSHMKEMDDVMVNMEVLNIGKMDGDEIVQVYVRDVKTNRIAPTKALKGFKRVHIPAGKSKSVSIKLPYEAFSHYDKNTHKFKVESGTFEIMIGQSSENIVAVKAIELTGGDIPEVRVGEKSGYFNANDKNRTKKWDHIYENNIVDDHKTKNTDNVSYKWIEYEILFTDPGFYVNTWDAELHFKYASKDAVLETSMEGLKINTYKLDGKRKLPIKIPIPPEYGTPVRLKIKTLKGKIKHASIQIIPPGDKKPFVIEKIHRSSMNQ from the coding sequence ATGAAGCAACAAATGAAAATTTCCACATTGCTATTTTTTCTATGCCTAACAATAGGAAATACAACCTATAGTCAAACCTGGAGAAATCCAGACGCCCCTATTGACAAGCGTGTTGATGATTTGTTATCAAGGATGACATTAGATGAAAAAATTAGTTACTGCGGTTCCGTAATACCAGGTATTGATCGGTTAGGCATTCCTGATTTCGTTTGGTACGGAGAAGCATTACATGGCATTATCGACTGGAACTGCACCCAATTTCCTCAAAACATAGCCATGGGCTCCACTTGGAATCCTGATTTAATGTTCGATGTGGCCACTGCCATTTCTAACGAAGCAAGAGCCTTAAAAAACATGGGAAGAAAGGAAGTAATGATGTTTTCACCTACAGTTAACATGGCACGCGACCCAAGGTGGGGACGTAACGAAGAGTGTTACAGCGAAGACCCATTCTTAATGTCTGAAATGGCTCGCATGTACATTAGAGGTATGCAAGGAAATGATCCTAAGTATACCAAGACTGTTACCACAGTAAAACACTTTGTTGCAAACAATGTAGACAAAAGAAGAGAATATAGCCACTCTCTTATCGGCCCTGAGGATTTGTACGAATATTATTTCCCAGCATACAAAACATGTATTGTAGACGAAGAAGCCACAGGCGTAATGACTGCCTTAAACGGATTAAATGGAGTCCCATGCTCTGCCAACGATTGGTTAATCAATGGTGTATTGCGTAAACAATGGGGCTTCAAAGGTTATGTAATTGCAGATTGGGCAGCAGTACAGGGAATTGAAAAACGTATGCATTTTGCACAAACGCAAGAAGAGGCAGCTGCAATGGCCATAAGAGCAGGATTGGATCAAGAATGTTTCAGACACAAAACGAAACCCGCACCAATGGTACAAGCATTAAAGCCTGCCATCGAGAAGGGACTACTGAGTGAAAATGAATTGGACGTATCAGTCAGACGATTATTAAGACTTCGCTTTATGACGGGCGATTTTGATGATGCTACGCTTAACCCTTATTCAAAGATTCCGGCGTCGGTATTAGAGTGCGAAACACACAAAAAACTCGCACTTAAAGCAGCCGAGCAATCGATTGTTCTTTTAAAAAACAATGAGGTCCTACCTCTTAGCAAAGACATTGAACACTTAGCTGTTATTGGCCCGTTTGCTAACCGCTGCTGGTTGGGTATATACTCCGGTAATCCTCAAAGTAAAATATCCCCATTGGATGGAATCATAAAAAGTGCCAAAGGCGAAGTTAGCTTTGCAGAAGGGTGTACGGTTAAAGGCGATATCTCTGATGATGACAAAATAAACGAAGCTATTGCTTTAGCTAAAAAGTCCGATTATGTAATTCTGGTTGTAGGTAACGATGAATCAACTGCTACAGAAAATGTAGATAGAAAGAACTTAAAATTACCAGGAAAGCAACATCAGCTCATAAAAGCAGTACAAGCCGTCAATAAAAATATTATTCTGGTGCTTGTTCCCAGCGGACCAACAAATCTCACATGGGAACAAGAAAATATCCCTGGAATTATTTGTGCATGGCCCAATGGGCAGGAACAAGGTACGGCTTTAGCCCATGTACTCTACGGAGAGGTTAATCCAGGTGGAAAACTAACTGCCACATGGGTAAAATCGGCAAATAACCTGCCTCATATGCACGATTACAACATACGAAGGTGGAAAGATGATTACGGTCCTGAGATAAGTCGGACATACATGTATTCAACCACTAAACCACTATATCCATTCGGCTATGGTTTAAGTTATACCAAATTCAAAATTGAGAATGTCAAATTAAGTAAAAGTCACATGAAAGAAATGGACGATGTGATGGTAAATATGGAAGTTTTGAATATAGGTAAAATGGATGGTGATGAAATAGTACAGGTGTATGTACGAGATGTGAAGACAAATAGAATCGCACCTACGAAAGCACTAAAAGGATTTAAACGTGTACATATTCCTGCTGGTAAAAGTAAATCCGTTTCTATTAAACTACCATACGAAGCATTTTCTCATTACGATAAAAACACTCATAAATTCAAGGTGGAATCCGGTACGTTTGAAATTATGATAGGTCAATCCAGTGAGAATATTGTGGCTGTAAAAGCAATTGAGCTGACAGGAGGAGATATTCCTGAAGTGAGGGTTGGTGAAAAAAGTGGATATTTTAATGCCAATGATAAAAACCGCACAAAAAAATGGGATCACATTTATGAAAATAATATTGTTGATGATCACAAAACAAAAAACACAGATAATGTTTCGTATAAATGGATAGAATACGAAATCCTATTCACAGACCCAGGGTTTTATGTAAACACTTGGGATGCAGAACTACATTTTAAGTATGCTTCGAAAGATGCAGTATTAGAAACATCCATGGAAGGCCTTAAGATAAACACTTATAAACTAGATGGGAAAAGAAAATTGCCTATTAAGATTCCAATTCCTCCAGAATATGGCACTCCAGTACGTCTTAAAATTAAAACCTTAAAAGGAAAGATAAAACATGCATCCATACAAATTATCCCTCCGGGCGATAAAAAGCCCTTTGTGATTGAAAAGATACATCGGTCATCAATGAACCAATAA